Within Sorangiineae bacterium MSr11367, the genomic segment GTACATCGTGGCGCGCCTCTTCTTTGGCACCTTTCCCGATCGCTTCGGCGGCGCGCGTGTGGCCGTGGTCTCGCTGGCCGTCGAGATCGTCGGACAGCTCTTGCTCGCGCAGGCGAGCAGCCCCGCGGGCGCCATGGCCGGTGCCACGCTCACCGGATTTGGCTTCTCGCTGGTCTTTCCGTCGCTCGGCGTGGAAGCCGTGCGGCACGCACCGCCCGCGAACCGCGGTGTCGTGCTCGGCGCCTACGTGGCCTTCTTCGACGTGGCCATCGGTCTGTTGGTCCCGCTTTCGGGCGGCTTGGTGCGGGCCATGGGCTACGGCGCGGCCTTCGTCGCGGGCGCCGCAGCCTCGGGCTTGGCCGTGGTCTTGACCCTCAGCCCTTCGAGATTTTCTTTTCCACGAACAGCACGTGTTTCCGAGCAACCGGATCGTACTTCTTGATCTCGAGCTTGCCCTGCATGGTTCGCTTGTTCTTCGTGGTCACGTAGCTGTAGCCCGTGCCGGCGGTGGAGACGAGCTGGATGGTGTCGCGCATGATGGTGATGTAACAGTACTCAAATAGTATTTGCAACACAGTTACAT encodes:
- the rpmG gene encoding 50S ribosomal protein L33, which gives rise to MRDTIQLVSTAGTGYSYVTTKNKRTMQGKLEIKKYDPVARKHVLFVEKKISKG